One region of Parambassis ranga chromosome 21, fParRan2.1, whole genome shotgun sequence genomic DNA includes:
- the LOC114426906 gene encoding trace amine-associated receptor 13c-like, which yields MENQELCFPELLNASCKKPTLHWADAVLMNMVLSFISLITTVLNLLVIISVSHFRKLQTPTNIFLLSLAVTDFLVGLLVMTATIYMRTSCWYFGDIMCSLYGFVHVIILCSSVAIMVLISADRYVAICDPLHYPTRVTERRAKLWVCLCWLCSVLFTTVILKEDLAYPGMFKDCHGVCLAYPNYIGLVFYVVLTFLVPIAVIVVLYMRIFVVAVSQARAMRSHVTAVSVTVTAKKSELKAARTLGILVVVFLMCYCPYYLNYFITIGPTNLWILPLLCYIVYFNSCLNPLIYALFYPWFRKAVKLIVTLQILQPGSFDTNIL from the exons ATGGAGAATCAGGAACTCTGCTTTCCAGAACTCCTCAATGCTTCCTGCAAGAAGCCGACACTTCACTGGGCTGATGCTGTGCTTATGAACATGGTGCTGTCCTTCATCTCTCTGATCACTACAGTTCTCAACCTGCTCGTCATCATCTCAGTCTCACACTTCAG gaagctccaaacacccactaacatcttcctcctctctctggctgtcacaGACTTTCTCGTGGGCCTTCTGGTCATGACAGCAACAATTTACATGAGAACGTCGTGCTGGTATTTTGGTGACATTATGTGTTCTCTGTATGGTTTTGTACACGTTATTatcctctgctcttctgtggcAATAATGGTGCTCATATCGGCTGACCGTTATGTGGCTATCTGTGACCCTCTGCATTATCCCACCAGAgtaacagagaggagagcaaagctgtgggtctgtttgtgttggctctgttctgttttgttcacTACTGTTATACTAAAGGAAGACCTGGCCTATCCAGGTATGTTTAAAGACTGCCACGGAGTGTGTTTGGCTTATCCTAATTACATTGGATTggttttttatgttgttttaaccTTTCTTGTCCCCATTGCTGTCATTGTTGTGCTGTATATGAGAAtctttgtggtggctgtgtctcaggctcggGCCATGCGCTCTCATGTTACAGCCGTCTCAGTGACTGTAACAGCAaaaaagtctgagctgaaagcagccaggactctgggtattcttgtggttgtgtttctgatgtgttaCTGCCCGTATTACTTAAATTATTTCATAACGATAGGACCAACCAATCTCTGGATTTTACCTCTTCTATGTTATATAGTCTATTTTAACTCCTGTCTGAACCCTTTGATCTATGCATTGTTCTACCCCTGGTttagaaaagctgttaaactcattgtgactctgcagattctgcagccgGGCTCCTTTGACACCAACATACTGTAG
- the LOC114426907 gene encoding trace amine-associated receptor 6-like translates to MENQELCFPKLLNASCKRPTLHWADAVLMNMLFSFISLITTALNLLVIISVSHFRKLHTPTNIFLLSLAVTDFLVGLLVMTATIYLRTSCWYFGDVMCSLYGFVHVIILCSSVAIMVLISADRYVAICDPLHYTTRVTERRAKLWVCLCWLCSVLFTTGVLKDDLFHPGQFKSCHGQCYTYANPIGFILYLAFTFMVPITVIVVLYMRVFVVAVNQARAMRSHVTAVSVVTAKKSELKAARTLGVLVVVFLMCYCPYYLFFFIEKQITNLWILPLLCYLVYFNSCLNPLIYALFYPWFRKAVKLIVTLQILQPDSCDANIL, encoded by the exons ATGGAGAATCAGGAACTCTGCTTTCCAAAACTCCTCAATGCTTCCTGCAAGAGGCCGACACTTCACTGGGCTGATGCTGTGCTTATGAACATGCTGTTTTCCTTCATCTCTCTGATCACTACAGCTCTCAACCTGCTCGTCATCATCTCAGTCTCACACTTCAG gaAGCTCCACACACCCActaacatcttcctcctctctctggctgtcacaGACTTTCTCGTGGGCCTTCTGGTCATGACAGCAACAATTTACTTGAGAACGTCGTGCTGGTATTTTGGTGATGTTATGTGTTCTCTGTATGGTTTTGTACACGTTATcatcctctgctcttctgtggcAATAATGGTGCTCATATCGGCTGACCGTTATGTGGCTATCTGTGACCCTCTGCATTACACCAccagagtcacagagaggagagcaaagctgtgggtctgtttgtgttggctcTGTTCTGTGTTGTTCACTACAGGGGTACTAAAGGATGACCTGTTCCATCCAGGCCAGTTTAAAAGCTGCCATGGGCAGTGTTACACTTACGCTAATCCCATTGGATTTATACTTTACCTTGCTTTTACCTTTATGGTTCCCATTACTGTCATTGTTGTGCTGTATATGAGAGTCTTTGTGGTGGCTGTGAATCAGGCTCGGGCCATGCGCTCTCATGTTACAGCCGTCTCAGTTGTAACAGCAaaaaagtctgagctgaaagcagccaggactctgggtgttcttgtggttgtgtttctgatgtgttaCTGCCCGTattacttattttttttcatagagAAACAAATAACCAATCTCTGGATTTTACCTCTTCTATGTTATCTGGTTTATTTTAACTCCTGTCTGAACCCTTTAATCTATGCATTGTTCTACCCCTGGTttagaaaagctgttaaactcattgtgactctgcagattctgcagccgGACTCCTGTGACGCCAACATACTGTAG